A window from Pseudomonas sp. MRSN 12121 encodes these proteins:
- a CDS encoding LysE family translocator: MNLATLLLFLPACFALNMAPGPNNLLSVRNATAYGFRTSCLAGTGRLAAFALMIALASAGLAVVLQASELLFYGIKILGAAYLLYLAYQLWSADTQAAAEKNTAPLGLAALARQEFLVAIGNPKAILIFTAFLPQFVDPTAPVPGQFLVLGALFLLLEWIAISAYAYMGLHMRRWFAEPRGKRIFNRCCAALLSAAASVLLLARRA, from the coding sequence ATGAACCTCGCCACCCTGCTGTTGTTTCTTCCGGCCTGCTTCGCCCTGAACATGGCGCCCGGGCCCAACAACCTGTTGTCGGTGCGGAACGCGACGGCCTACGGTTTCCGCACCTCCTGCCTGGCGGGCACCGGGCGACTGGCCGCGTTCGCCTTGATGATCGCCCTGGCCTCGGCCGGGCTGGCGGTGGTGCTGCAAGCCTCGGAACTGCTGTTCTACGGGATCAAGATCCTGGGCGCGGCGTACCTGCTGTACCTGGCGTATCAGCTCTGGAGCGCCGACACCCAGGCCGCAGCCGAGAAAAACACCGCGCCCCTGGGGCTGGCCGCGCTGGCCCGGCAGGAGTTCCTGGTGGCCATCGGCAACCCCAAGGCGATCCTGATCTTCACCGCCTTCCTGCCGCAATTCGTCGACCCCACGGCTCCGGTCCCTGGCCAGTTCCTGGTGCTGGGCGCCTTGTTCCTGCTGCTGGAATGGATCGCCATCAGCGCCTACGCCTACATGGGCCTGCACATGCGCCGCTGGTTCGCCGAGCCGCGCGGCAAGAGGATCTTCAACCGTTGCTGCGCGGCGTTGCTGTCGGCGGCGGCTTCGGTGTTGTTGCTGGCGCGGCGGGCCTGA